The following proteins are co-located in the Pseudomonas sp. ATCC 13867 genome:
- a CDS encoding NADH:flavin oxidoreductase: protein MTASVDTLFSPFRLGGLELPTRIVMAPMTRNFSPGGVPHAQVVEYYRRRAAAGVGLIVTEGTTVNHKAANGYPNVPRFYGEDALAGWKQVVDAVHAEGGKIVPQLWHVGAVRRLGTEPDASVPGYGPSGKVKDGTVLVHEMTREDIQEVIAAFAQAARDAKAIGMDGVEIHGAHGYLIDQFFWDGSNKRTDEYGGSLANRSRFAIELIQAVRAAVGPDYPIIFRFSQWKQQDYSARLVQTAEELEAFLKPLSDAGVDIFHCSTRRFWIPEFEGSDLNLAGWTRQLTGKPTITVGNVGLDGSEFLAFFGNTEEVAQPSGIDGLLERLNKEEFDLVAVGRALLVDPDWAVKVRDGRLEDIKPFSRDALMSLA from the coding sequence ATGACCGCATCCGTAGACACCCTGTTCTCGCCCTTCCGCCTGGGCGGCCTGGAACTGCCCACGCGCATCGTGATGGCGCCGATGACCCGCAACTTCAGCCCGGGCGGCGTGCCTCACGCGCAGGTGGTCGAGTACTACCGACGCCGTGCCGCCGCCGGCGTCGGCCTGATCGTCACCGAGGGCACCACGGTCAACCACAAGGCCGCCAACGGTTACCCGAACGTGCCGCGGTTCTACGGTGAAGACGCCCTGGCCGGCTGGAAGCAGGTGGTCGATGCGGTGCACGCCGAAGGCGGCAAGATCGTCCCGCAACTCTGGCACGTCGGCGCCGTGCGCCGCCTGGGCACCGAGCCGGACGCCAGCGTCCCCGGCTATGGCCCCAGCGGCAAGGTCAAGGACGGCACCGTGCTGGTCCATGAAATGACCAGGGAAGATATCCAGGAAGTCATCGCCGCCTTCGCCCAGGCCGCCCGCGACGCCAAGGCCATCGGCATGGACGGCGTGGAAATCCACGGCGCCCACGGCTACCTGATCGACCAGTTCTTCTGGGACGGCAGCAACAAGCGTACCGACGAATACGGTGGCAGCCTGGCCAACCGTTCGCGCTTCGCCATCGAGCTGATCCAGGCCGTGCGCGCGGCTGTCGGCCCCGACTACCCGATCATCTTCCGCTTCTCCCAGTGGAAGCAGCAGGACTACAGCGCCCGCCTGGTGCAGACTGCCGAGGAACTGGAAGCCTTCCTCAAGCCGCTGTCGGATGCCGGGGTGGACATCTTCCACTGCTCCACCCGCCGCTTCTGGATTCCCGAGTTCGAAGGCTCCGACCTCAACCTGGCCGGCTGGACCCGCCAGCTCACCGGCAAGCCGACCATCACCGTCGGTAACGTCGGCCTGGATGGCAGCGAGTTCCTCGCCTTCTTCGGCAACACCGAGGAAGTCGCGCAGCCGTCGGGTATCGACGGGCTGCTGGAGCGCCTGAACAAGGAAGAGTTCGACCTGGTGGCCGTCGGTCGCGCCCTGCTGGTCGACCCGGACTGGGCAGTGAAAGTGCGTGACGGCCGCCTGGAGGACATCAAGCCCTTCAGCCGCGATGCGCTGATGTCGCTGGCCTGA
- a CDS encoding TetR/AcrR family transcriptional regulator yields the protein MNSIRLDKRDLILAKGSLAMTRCGYHGTGVQDIVQAAGIPKGSFYHYFESKEDFALQALEHLYAPRLARYAEALGNPALGPRARILTYYRELLAHFARQEKLEYHCFIGSLSFEMAELSPAIAERVDGILQQSIDTLRGCLDEARHAGELPAAENVEHLAEFIGNAWQGVLARMKVSASLKPVERFIERLEHLLQA from the coding sequence ATGAACAGCATCCGACTCGACAAGCGTGACCTGATCCTCGCCAAGGGCTCCCTGGCGATGACCCGTTGCGGCTACCACGGCACCGGCGTGCAGGACATCGTCCAGGCCGCCGGCATCCCCAAGGGCTCCTTCTACCACTACTTCGAGAGCAAGGAGGACTTCGCCCTGCAGGCCCTGGAGCATCTGTACGCACCGCGCCTGGCCCGCTACGCCGAGGCGCTGGGCAACCCGGCACTGGGCCCGCGTGCGCGCATCCTCACCTATTACCGCGAACTGCTGGCGCACTTCGCCCGCCAGGAGAAGCTCGAATACCACTGCTTCATCGGCAGCCTGAGCTTCGAGATGGCCGAGCTGTCGCCGGCCATCGCCGAACGGGTCGACGGCATCCTCCAGCAGTCCATCGACACCCTGCGCGGTTGCCTCGACGAGGCCCGGCACGCCGGGGAGCTGCCGGCAGCGGAGAACGTCGAGCACCTGGCCGAGTTCATCGGCAACGCCTGGCAGGGCGTGCTGGCGCGGATGAAAGTCAGTGCCTCGCTCAAACCGGTGGAGCGCTTTATCGAACGCCTGGAGCACCTGCTTCAGGCCTGA
- a CDS encoding nitroreductase family protein, translated as MSRFAAESSCLPATPDALRVLIEQRRAVRRFLDEPVPDAVLRDCLEQAVLAPNACNLQPWSFQVIRDPALRRKLVPVCLGQNAARTAPVLIAVLARPDTWRESCAAILEQWPEPQVPEKVREFYRRTAPFQYNQGVLGWRGLFKRVLFSVLGLRRALMRQPNSHAEMRLWAVKSTALAAQNLMLALQSHGYATCPMEGFDDVRLRKVLSMPRRAVPIMLLAVGRAADNGVYNSRLRFPLEQRVSWH; from the coding sequence ATGAGCCGTTTTGCCGCCGAGTCGTCCTGCCTGCCTGCCACGCCCGATGCGCTGCGCGTGTTGATCGAACAGCGCCGCGCGGTGCGACGCTTCCTTGACGAACCCGTGCCGGATGCCGTGCTGCGCGACTGCCTGGAACAGGCGGTGCTCGCGCCCAATGCCTGCAACCTGCAGCCGTGGAGCTTCCAGGTGATCCGCGATCCGGCGCTGCGCCGGAAACTGGTGCCGGTCTGCCTGGGGCAGAATGCGGCGCGCACGGCGCCGGTGCTGATCGCCGTGCTGGCGCGGCCGGATACCTGGCGTGAGTCCTGCGCCGCGATCCTCGAGCAATGGCCGGAGCCGCAGGTGCCGGAGAAAGTGCGGGAGTTCTATCGACGTACCGCACCCTTCCAGTACAACCAGGGTGTGCTTGGCTGGCGCGGGCTGTTCAAGCGCGTGCTGTTCTCGGTGCTCGGCCTGCGCCGTGCGCTGATGCGCCAGCCCAACAGCCACGCCGAGATGCGCCTGTGGGCGGTGAAATCCACCGCGCTGGCGGCGCAGAACCTGATGCTCGCCCTGCAGAGCCACGGCTATGCGACCTGCCCGATGGAGGGCTTCGACGACGTGCGGCTGCGCAAGGTGCTGTCGATGCCCCGCCGCGCGGTGCCGATCATGCTGCTGGCGGTGGGCCGCGCTGCCGACAACGGTGTCTACAACTCGCGCCTGCGCTTCCCGTTGGAGCAGCGCGTCAGCTGGCACTGA
- a CDS encoding glutathione peroxidase — MSAFHDLTLEGLDGQDLPLSPLKGKVVLVVNVASKCGLTPQYAGLEKLYQQYKDQGFVVLGLPCNQFAGQEPGSEAEIQSFCSLNYGVSFPMSSKLDVNGSERHPLYRLLAGEGAEFPGDITWNFEKFLLGPDGRVLVRFSPRTAPDDPALVQAIEKALGA, encoded by the coding sequence ATGAGCGCTTTTCACGATCTGACGCTGGAAGGTCTCGACGGCCAGGATCTGCCGCTGTCCCCGCTCAAGGGCAAGGTCGTGCTAGTGGTCAACGTCGCCTCGAAGTGCGGCCTGACCCCGCAGTACGCCGGTCTGGAGAAGCTCTACCAGCAATACAAGGACCAGGGTTTCGTGGTCCTCGGCCTGCCGTGCAACCAGTTCGCCGGGCAGGAGCCGGGTAGCGAAGCCGAGATCCAGTCGTTCTGTTCGCTGAACTACGGGGTCAGTTTCCCGATGTCCTCCAAGCTGGACGTCAACGGTTCGGAACGCCATCCGCTGTACCGGCTGCTGGCCGGCGAGGGCGCCGAGTTCCCCGGCGACATCACCTGGAATTTCGAAAAATTCCTGCTCGGCCCGGACGGCCGCGTGCTGGTGCGCTTCAGTCCGCGCACCGCGCCGGATGATCCTGCACTGGTTCAGGCCATCGAGAAGGCGCTGGGCGCCTGA
- a CDS encoding FKBP-type peptidyl-prolyl cis-trans isomerase, whose protein sequence is MQIAANKAVSIDYTLTNDAGEVIDSSAGGAPLVYLHGAHNIIGGLEKALEGKQVGDELDVTVEPADAYGEYSAELVATLTREMFEGVDELEVGMQFHASAPDGGMQIVTIRDIEGDDVIVDGNHPLAGQRLNFKVKVVNVRDASAEEVAHGHIHGEGGHHH, encoded by the coding sequence ATGCAGATCGCGGCCAACAAGGCGGTTTCCATCGACTATACCCTGACCAACGACGCAGGTGAGGTCATCGACAGCTCCGCTGGCGGCGCTCCGCTGGTCTACCTGCACGGTGCCCACAACATCATCGGCGGCCTGGAAAAGGCCCTGGAAGGCAAGCAGGTCGGTGACGAGCTGGACGTGACCGTCGAGCCGGCCGACGCCTACGGCGAGTACAGCGCCGAGCTGGTCGCCACCCTGACCCGTGAAATGTTCGAAGGCGTGGACGAGCTGGAAGTCGGCATGCAGTTCCACGCTTCCGCTCCGGACGGCGGCATGCAGATCGTCACCATCCGCGATATCGAGGGCGATGACGTGATCGTCGACGGCAACCACCCGCTGGCCGGCCAGCGCCTGAACTTCAAGGTGAAGGTGGTCAACGTGCGCGACGCTTCCGCCGAAGAAGTCGCCCACGGCCACATCCACGGCGAAGGTGGTCACCACCACTGA
- a CDS encoding DUF3565 domain-containing protein — METALLAAICMVRNLSDIEVERVSLRGDVPECDPKTDGRDDAAPPRLLDFHQDGDGHWVAVLSCGHTQHLRHQPPWQSRPWVLDAQQRKAQIGRWFPCGWCAKESDSNKE, encoded by the coding sequence ATGGAAACCGCCTTGTTGGCCGCGATCTGCATGGTTCGAAACCTATCTGATATAGAAGTTGAGCGCGTAAGTTTACGCGGCGACGTCCCCGAATGCGACCCGAAGACGGACGGACGGGATGACGCGGCCCCGCCGCGCCTGCTTGACTTTCATCAGGACGGAGACGGCCACTGGGTGGCAGTCTTGTCCTGCGGCCACACCCAGCACCTGCGCCACCAGCCACCGTGGCAATCCAGGCCCTGGGTGCTGGACGCGCAACAGCGCAAGGCGCAGATCGGCCGCTGGTTCCCCTGTGGCTGGTGCGCCAAGGAATCCGACAGCAACAAGGAGTAG
- a CDS encoding acetate kinase — MPARNILVINCGSSSIKFALVREGRDDFILHGLAERLGANGASLRWQGETDEQPQTLELPGADHKAALARLLPLVNEAAQGELHAIGHRVVHGGERFTQASRLTDEVLSAIRETSPLAPLHNPANLVGIDAALALYPDLPHIAVFDTAFHQSLPERAYRYAIPEPLYREQHVRRYGFHGTSHRYVSHKAAEMSGLAVGDSYWLSAHLGNGSSTCAIANGQSRDTSMGLTPLEGLMMGTRSGDVDPNLHSHLARTLGWSLEKIDHMLNHDSGLLGLSGLSNDMRTLEHAREQGHANAALAIEVFCYRLAKSLASLTCALPRLDGIIFTGGIGENSALVRNLTVKHLHVLNLELDGEANARCVRGVGGPIHLPGHPRVLVIPTNEEKQIALDTLAVLD; from the coding sequence ATGCCGGCACGCAATATCCTGGTGATCAACTGCGGCAGTTCGTCGATCAAGTTCGCCCTGGTTCGAGAGGGGCGCGACGATTTCATTCTCCACGGCCTGGCGGAGCGCCTCGGCGCCAACGGCGCCAGCCTGCGCTGGCAGGGCGAGACGGACGAGCAGCCGCAGACCCTGGAGCTGCCCGGCGCCGACCACAAGGCCGCCCTCGCCCGCCTGCTGCCGCTGGTGAACGAAGCCGCCCAGGGCGAGCTGCACGCCATCGGCCACCGCGTGGTGCACGGCGGCGAACGCTTCACCCAGGCCTCGCGCCTGACCGACGAAGTGCTCAGCGCGATCCGCGAGACCTCGCCCCTGGCCCCGCTGCATAATCCGGCGAACCTGGTGGGCATCGACGCCGCCCTGGCGCTCTACCCGGACCTGCCGCACATCGCCGTGTTCGACACCGCCTTCCACCAGAGCCTGCCCGAGCGCGCCTACCGCTACGCCATCCCCGAGCCGCTGTACCGCGAGCAGCATGTGCGCCGCTACGGTTTCCACGGCACCAGCCATCGCTATGTCAGCCACAAGGCGGCCGAGATGAGCGGGCTGGCAGTGGGCGACAGCTACTGGCTGTCCGCGCACCTGGGCAACGGCAGCTCCACCTGCGCCATCGCCAACGGCCAGAGCCGCGACACCAGCATGGGCCTGACCCCGCTGGAAGGGCTGATGATGGGCACCCGCTCCGGCGACGTCGACCCGAACCTGCACAGCCACCTGGCGCGCACCCTGGGCTGGAGCCTGGAGAAGATCGACCACATGCTCAACCATGACAGCGGCCTGCTCGGCCTGTCGGGACTGTCCAACGACATGCGCACCCTGGAGCATGCCCGCGAGCAGGGCCACGCCAATGCGGCGCTGGCCATCGAAGTATTCTGTTACCGATTGGCCAAGTCCCTGGCCTCGCTGACCTGTGCGCTGCCGCGGCTGGACGGCATCATCTTCACCGGCGGCATCGGCGAGAACTCGGCGCTGGTGCGCAACCTGACGGTCAAGCACCTGCATGTGCTCAACCTGGAGCTCGACGGCGAAGCCAACGCCCGCTGCGTGCGCGGCGTCGGCGGGCCGATCCACCTGCCGGGCCATCCCCGCGTGCTGGTGATCCCCACCAACGAGGAAAAGCAGATCGCACTCGACACCCTGGCCGTACTCGACTGA
- the pta gene encoding phosphate acetyltransferase, which translates to MHTFFLAPTGFGVGLTSTSLGLIRALQRAGLKVGFFKPIAQPHAGDDGPERSSELVARTHGLNAPTPLSLAKVERMLGDGLLDELLEEIVGMYNKAALDKDVMIVEGMVPTKHASYAARINSHMARSVDAEVILVSAPDNETVSELSDRIEILAQLFGGPRDPHLAGLIVNKVRGGESDDMPRAAEEAARLFGERLKEHSPLLRDGDVRLLGCIPWQDEMNAPRTRDVADLLDASVLNAGDYEQRRVQKIILCAPSAPNTVHLLKPGVLVVVPGDRDDIILAACLAAMNGVPLAGLLLCSGLTPDARIMELCRSALHSGLPVLTVRTGSFDTAGDLTRMNKEIPVDDRERAERVTEFVAEHIDFEWLKDRCGAPHELRLSPPVFRYQLTQRANRAGKRIVLPEGSEPRTVQAASICHARGIARCVLLAKPDDVQAVAQMLGIVLPEDLEIVDPDLVRSRYVEPMVELRKGKSLNAPMAEQQLEDNVVLGTVMLALNEVDGLVSGAIHTTANTIRPALQLIKTAPGYNLVSSIFFMLLPDQVVVYGDCAVNPDPSASDLAEIALQSADSAQAFGITPRVAMISYSTGDSGTGADVEKVREATRIAREKRPDLLIDGPLQYDAAAIASVGRQKAPDSPVAGRANVFVFPDLNTGNTTYKAVQRSADCVSIGPMLQGLRKPVNDLSRGALVDDIVYTIALTAIQADNGKDG; encoded by the coding sequence ATGCACACCTTCTTCCTCGCGCCGACCGGTTTCGGCGTCGGCCTGACGTCCACCAGCCTGGGCCTGATCCGCGCCCTGCAACGCGCCGGCCTGAAAGTCGGCTTCTTCAAGCCCATTGCCCAGCCCCATGCCGGCGACGACGGCCCGGAGCGCTCCAGCGAACTGGTCGCGCGCACCCACGGCCTCAATGCCCCTACCCCGCTGTCCCTGGCCAAGGTCGAGCGCATGCTCGGCGACGGCCTGCTCGACGAACTGCTGGAAGAGATCGTCGGGATGTACAACAAAGCGGCGCTAGACAAGGACGTGATGATCGTCGAGGGCATGGTGCCGACCAAGCACGCCAGCTATGCCGCGCGCATCAACAGCCATATGGCGCGCAGCGTGGATGCCGAGGTGATCCTGGTCTCTGCGCCGGACAACGAGACGGTGAGCGAGCTGTCCGACCGCATCGAGATCCTCGCCCAACTGTTCGGCGGCCCGCGCGACCCGCACCTGGCCGGCCTGATCGTGAACAAGGTGCGCGGCGGCGAGAGCGACGACATGCCGCGTGCCGCCGAGGAAGCCGCGCGGCTGTTCGGCGAGCGCCTGAAGGAACACTCCCCGCTGCTGCGCGATGGCGACGTGCGCCTGCTCGGCTGCATCCCGTGGCAGGACGAAATGAACGCCCCGCGCACCCGCGACGTGGCCGACCTGCTGGACGCCAGCGTGCTCAACGCCGGCGACTACGAACAACGTCGCGTACAGAAGATCATCCTCTGCGCGCCCTCGGCGCCGAACACCGTGCACCTGCTCAAGCCCGGCGTGCTGGTGGTGGTGCCGGGCGACCGCGACGACATCATCCTCGCCGCCTGCCTCGCCGCCATGAACGGCGTGCCGCTGGCCGGCCTGCTGCTCTGTTCCGGCCTGACACCGGATGCGCGGATCATGGAGCTGTGCCGCAGCGCCCTGCACAGCGGCCTGCCGGTGCTGACGGTGAGGACCGGCTCCTTCGACACCGCCGGCGACCTCACCCGGATGAACAAGGAAATCCCGGTGGACGACCGCGAGCGCGCCGAGCGCGTCACCGAGTTCGTCGCCGAGCACATCGACTTCGAATGGCTCAAGGACCGCTGCGGTGCGCCCCACGAGCTGCGCCTGTCGCCGCCGGTGTTCCGCTACCAGTTGACCCAGCGCGCCAACCGCGCGGGCAAGCGCATCGTCCTGCCCGAGGGCAGCGAGCCGCGCACCGTGCAGGCGGCCTCGATCTGCCATGCGCGCGGAATCGCCCGCTGCGTGCTGCTGGCCAAGCCCGACGACGTGCAGGCCGTGGCGCAGATGCTCGGCATCGTGCTGCCCGAGGACCTGGAGATCGTCGACCCGGACCTGGTGCGCAGCCGCTACGTCGAGCCGATGGTCGAACTGCGCAAGGGCAAGAGCCTGAACGCGCCGATGGCCGAGCAGCAGTTGGAAGACAACGTGGTGCTGGGCACCGTCATGCTCGCCCTGAACGAAGTGGACGGCCTGGTTTCCGGCGCCATCCACACCACCGCCAACACCATCCGCCCGGCCCTGCAACTGATCAAGACCGCGCCCGGCTACAATCTGGTGTCCTCGATCTTCTTCATGCTGCTGCCCGACCAGGTGGTGGTCTATGGCGACTGCGCGGTGAATCCCGACCCTTCGGCCAGTGACCTGGCGGAGATCGCCCTGCAAAGTGCCGATTCCGCGCAAGCCTTCGGCATCACCCCGCGGGTGGCGATGATCAGCTACTCCACCGGCGACTCCGGAACCGGCGCAGATGTCGAGAAAGTCCGCGAAGCAACACGCATCGCGCGGGAAAAACGCCCCGATCTGTTGATTGATGGCCCCTTGCAGTATGATGCCGCCGCCATCGCCAGCGTCGGTCGCCAGAAGGCGCCCGACAGCCCGGTGGCCGGGCGCGCCAACGTGTTCGTGTTCCCCGACCTGAACACCGGGAACACCACCTACAAGGCCGTCCAGCGCAGTGCCGACTGCGTCAGCATCGGACCGATGCTGCAGGGTTTGCGCAAACCGGTGAACGACCTGTCGCGCGGCGCGCTGGTGGACGACATCGTCTACACCATCGCCCTGACGGCGATCCAGGCGGACAACGGCAAGGACGGCTGA
- a CDS encoding acyltransferase, whose protein sequence is MLSFLPHTLRGILATLILVVSTLCWCIPLLSMSIIKLLLPFNAAQMLLGKVMSLIAEGWIACNKGWMNLVRDTGWNVQGLQGLEYDHSYLVTSNHQSWVDILVLQYQLNRRVPLLRFFLKQELIWVPVIGLCWWALDFPFMKRYTKAYLAKHPEKKGKDLETTRKACAKFSRIPVAIFNFLEGTRFTQAKHDEQNSQFRHLLKPKAGGIAFVLDAMGEQLRTLVNVTIHYPDGRPTFWCLLSGKLRSVVVRFEEMEIPRQFVGKSYDQDEGYRAEFQLWVNQLWERKDQLLAQLHHEFPAAKA, encoded by the coding sequence ATGTTGAGTTTCCTCCCGCACACCCTGCGCGGCATCCTCGCCACCCTGATCCTGGTGGTGAGCACGCTGTGCTGGTGCATTCCGCTGCTCTCCATGTCGATCATCAAGCTACTGCTGCCCTTCAACGCGGCCCAGATGCTGCTCGGCAAAGTCATGAGCCTGATCGCCGAAGGCTGGATCGCCTGCAACAAGGGCTGGATGAACCTGGTCCGCGACACCGGCTGGAACGTGCAGGGCCTGCAGGGCCTGGAGTACGACCACTCGTACCTGGTGACCAGCAACCACCAGAGTTGGGTGGACATCCTCGTCCTGCAGTACCAACTCAACCGTCGCGTGCCGCTGCTGCGCTTCTTCCTCAAGCAGGAACTGATCTGGGTCCCGGTGATCGGTCTGTGCTGGTGGGCGCTCGACTTCCCCTTCATGAAGCGCTACACCAAGGCCTACCTCGCCAAACACCCGGAAAAGAAAGGCAAGGACCTGGAAACCACCCGCAAGGCGTGCGCCAAGTTCAGCCGCATCCCGGTGGCGATCTTCAACTTCCTCGAAGGCACCCGCTTCACCCAGGCCAAGCATGACGAGCAGAATTCCCAGTTCCGGCACCTGCTCAAGCCCAAGGCCGGCGGCATCGCCTTCGTCCTCGACGCCATGGGCGAGCAGCTGCGCACCTTGGTGAACGTCACCATCCACTACCCCGACGGCCGCCCGACCTTCTGGTGCCTGCTGTCGGGCAAGCTGCGCTCGGTGGTGGTGCGTTTCGAAGAGATGGAAATCCCCCGTCAGTTCGTCGGCAAGAGCTACGACCAGGACGAGGGCTACCGCGCCGAGTTCCAGCTGTGGGTGAACCAGCTGTGGGAGCGCAAGGACCAGTTGCTGGCCCAGCTGCACCACGAGTTCCCCGCCGCCAAGGCCTGA
- a CDS encoding OmpA family protein, which translates to MFTARSLSMVAAATAFALMAGCASQNPYDPNTQAPPAEGGMSKTAKYGALGALAGAVAGAAINHDNRGKGAMIGAAAIGAAAAGYGYYADKQEAKLRQQMQGTGVQVERQGDDIKLIMPGNITFATDSANIAPSFYSPLNNLANSFKEFNQNSIEIVGYTDSTGSRQHNMDLSQRRAQSVASYLTSQGVDASRVSTRGMGPDQPIASNADANGRAQNRRVEVNLKALPGAQTQQYQQ; encoded by the coding sequence ATGTTCACCGCACGTAGTCTGTCCATGGTTGCGGCTGCCACCGCCTTCGCCCTCATGGCCGGTTGCGCCTCCCAGAATCCCTATGACCCCAACACCCAGGCCCCGCCGGCCGAGGGCGGCATGAGCAAGACCGCCAAGTACGGTGCGTTGGGTGCGCTGGCCGGCGCCGTCGCCGGTGCCGCGATCAACCACGACAACCGTGGCAAGGGCGCGATGATCGGCGCCGCCGCCATCGGAGCCGCCGCCGCCGGCTACGGCTACTACGCCGACAAGCAGGAAGCCAAGCTGCGCCAGCAGATGCAGGGCACCGGCGTGCAGGTCGAGCGCCAAGGCGATGACATCAAGCTGATCATGCCGGGCAACATCACCTTCGCCACCGACTCGGCGAACATCGCGCCGTCCTTCTACAGCCCGCTGAACAACCTGGCCAACTCCTTCAAGGAGTTCAACCAGAACAGCATCGAGATCGTCGGCTACACCGACAGCACCGGCAGCCGCCAGCACAACATGGACCTGTCCCAGCGCCGTGCGCAGTCGGTCGCGAGCTACCTGACCTCCCAGGGCGTCGACGCTTCCCGCGTGAGCACCCGTGGCATGGGCCCGGACCAGCCGATCGCATCCAACGCCGACGCCAATGGCCGTGCGCAGAACCGCCGTGTGGAAGTGAACCTGAAGGCCCTGCCGGGCGCGCAGACCCAGCAGTACCAGCAGTAA
- a CDS encoding MBL fold metallo-hydrolase, which translates to MSEQPALIRETFPVGPLQCNCTIIGDPLTKKAIVVDPGGDHELILQRLDALGLKVVSIIHTHAHLDHFLASGQMKEKTGATLHLHKDDQFLWDNLEMQCRMFGVPYTPVPSPDQWLADDEALACGCGVALHTPGHTPGSMSFWFPQDKLLIAGDTLFRRSIGRTDLWGGDYATIERSIRDRLYSLDEEATVVTGHGPDTNLGDEMRENPFIRA; encoded by the coding sequence ATGAGTGAGCAACCCGCGCTGATCCGCGAAACCTTCCCCGTTGGGCCTTTGCAGTGCAACTGCACCATCATCGGCGACCCGCTGACGAAGAAGGCCATCGTCGTCGATCCGGGCGGCGACCACGAACTGATCCTGCAGCGCCTCGACGCGCTGGGGCTGAAGGTGGTCAGCATCATCCACACCCATGCGCACCTGGATCACTTCCTCGCCTCCGGGCAGATGAAGGAGAAGACCGGCGCGACCCTGCACCTGCACAAGGACGACCAGTTCCTCTGGGACAACCTGGAGATGCAGTGCCGCATGTTCGGCGTGCCCTACACGCCGGTGCCTTCGCCGGACCAGTGGCTGGCCGACGACGAGGCGCTGGCCTGCGGTTGCGGCGTGGCATTGCACACGCCGGGGCATACGCCGGGCTCCATGAGCTTCTGGTTCCCGCAGGACAAGCTGCTGATCGCCGGCGATACCCTGTTCCGCCGCAGCATCGGCCGCACCGACCTGTGGGGCGGCGACTACGCCACGATCGAGCGCTCGATCCGCGATCGCCTGTACTCGCTGGACGAAGAGGCGACCGTAGTCACCGGCCACGGTCCGGACACCAACCTGGGCGACGAGATGCGGGAAAACCCCTTCATCCGCGCTTAA
- a CDS encoding AraC family transcriptional regulator, whose translation MKQPLNFTAELVPVAYAQALLDLAEELGVPRARLFELARVRPEVLQSPNGRLSFIDFNLLAGTALTHCGEPAFGLLLGQRLNVSTHGILGYAVLSSANLERAIGFALKYYRVLGLAYDLEMVEDEGVSVLRASESIPLGPMGRFAAEGLMTSLYTIARFLVGEPLQGVSVGFGHAAPAYAGRYAEVFGCEVSFDQPFHFIGLPSEYLARPMALANPATVQMCEQQCEALLATLDVQEGLLTRIRRLLLARPGEFPDLETVAGELHTSGRSLRRHLSNLGTTYQEVLDDVRKRLALQYLTTTHLPLYEIALLLGFNDPSNFRRAFRKWTGKLPTDYRRDG comes from the coding sequence ATGAAACAACCGCTCAATTTCACCGCCGAACTGGTGCCCGTCGCCTATGCGCAGGCGCTGCTCGACCTTGCCGAGGAACTGGGCGTGCCCCGTGCGCGCCTGTTCGAACTGGCTCGAGTGCGCCCCGAGGTGTTGCAAAGCCCCAACGGCCGCCTGTCCTTCATCGACTTCAACCTGCTCGCCGGCACCGCGCTGACGCACTGCGGCGAACCGGCCTTCGGCCTGCTCCTGGGGCAGCGGCTGAATGTCTCCACCCACGGCATCCTCGGCTACGCGGTGCTCTCCAGCGCCAACCTCGAACGCGCCATCGGCTTCGCCCTGAAGTACTACCGCGTGCTCGGCCTGGCGTACGACCTGGAAATGGTGGAAGACGAGGGCGTCTCCGTCCTGCGGGCCAGCGAGTCGATCCCGCTCGGGCCGATGGGCCGCTTCGCCGCCGAAGGCCTGATGACCAGCCTGTACACCATCGCCCGCTTCCTCGTCGGCGAACCGCTGCAGGGCGTCAGCGTCGGCTTCGGCCATGCCGCGCCGGCCTATGCCGGGCGCTACGCCGAGGTGTTCGGCTGCGAGGTGTCGTTCGACCAGCCGTTCCACTTCATCGGCCTGCCCAGCGAATACCTGGCGCGCCCGATGGCGCTGGCCAACCCGGCCACAGTGCAGATGTGCGAACAGCAATGCGAGGCGCTGCTGGCCACGCTGGACGTGCAGGAAGGTCTGTTGACCCGCATCCGCCGCTTGTTGCTGGCGCGCCCCGGCGAGTTTCCCGACCTGGAAACCGTGGCCGGCGAGTTGCACACCAGCGGGCGCAGCCTGCGTCGACATCTTTCGAACCTGGGGACGACCTATCAGGAAGTGCTCGATGACGTACGCAAGCGCCTGGCCTTGCAGTACCTCACCACCACCCACCTGCCACTCTACGAAATCGCGCTGTTGCTGGGTTTCAACGACCCGTCGAACTTCCGCCGCGCCTTCCGCAAGTGGACCGGCAAGCTGCCCACCGACTACCGCCGCGACGGGTGA